A single window of Pseudomonas benzenivorans DNA harbors:
- a CDS encoding substrate-binding periplasmic protein translates to MKFTRVCSLLTVLLASGASAESYVIGVEELAFAPHYSVDKQGQYQGFARELFDAFAADSGIQLSYKPLPVAGLLPALLAGEVDFKYPDSSLWAQAQKAGQDLAYSQPVVNYVDGVLVAPKRQGKPLEQLKRLAMVDGWTPWGYQERIDAKQVQLTYSDDLRKMIHQALKQDTDGAYFNVVVATHYLDNIRARPGALVFDPELPHTRGTFHLSSLRHPELLQRFDRFLIERHAEVAALKDKYRVEANLDSEYMGMEQWKVDFLKRQKAKQVAQ, encoded by the coding sequence GTGAAGTTCACTCGCGTCTGCAGTTTACTGACGGTTCTGCTCGCCTCCGGCGCCAGCGCCGAGAGCTATGTGATTGGCGTGGAAGAGTTGGCCTTCGCCCCGCACTACAGCGTCGACAAGCAGGGCCAGTACCAGGGCTTTGCCCGCGAACTGTTCGATGCCTTTGCGGCCGACAGCGGTATCCAGCTCAGCTACAAGCCACTGCCCGTGGCAGGACTGCTGCCCGCCTTGCTGGCGGGCGAAGTCGACTTCAAGTACCCGGACAGCAGTCTGTGGGCCCAGGCGCAGAAGGCCGGACAGGACCTGGCCTATAGTCAGCCGGTGGTCAACTATGTCGATGGCGTGCTGGTTGCGCCCAAGCGCCAGGGTAAGCCGCTCGAGCAGCTCAAGCGCCTGGCCATGGTCGATGGATGGACACCCTGGGGCTACCAGGAGCGCATCGATGCCAAGCAGGTTCAGCTGACTTACAGCGACGACCTGCGCAAGATGATCCATCAGGCGCTGAAGCAGGACACCGATGGTGCCTACTTCAACGTGGTAGTGGCCACCCACTACCTCGACAACATCCGTGCCCGTCCGGGTGCCCTGGTGTTCGACCCCGAGCTGCCGCACACCCGCGGCACCTTCCACCTGTCCAGTCTCAGGCATCCCGAACTGCTGCAGCGCTTCGACCGCTTCCTGATCGAGCGGCATGCGGAGGTGGCGGCGCTGAAGGACAAGTATCGGGTCGAGGCGAATCTGGACTCGGAGTACATGGGCATGGAGCAGTGGAAGGTGGACTTCCTGAAGCGGCAGAAGGCCAAGCAGGTGGCGCAGTGA
- a CDS encoding cation:proton antiporter family protein, which produces MLEASWIAFAFVMGLGARFIGLPPLVGYLAAGFTLSGLGEYLRIGPLDSSILTHVSHLGVLLLLFTVGLKLKLSNLVRREVIGGGLLHFFISSLLFLAAIVLILELHWREALLLSVALSFSSTVLAAKVLESKRELRSFHGRLAIGVLIIQDLIALVVMSLANGDAPSPWALLVFALPLLRPLLFRLLDASGHEELMVLLGLLLALVIGGYGFESLGLSSELGALAFGAMLAKHKRAIELSNALWSIKEVFLVGFFLQIGISGLPGADALAFAVVMALLLPLKGFLFFLLFVMFRLRARSAFLSSVSLTNYSEFGLIVASVVLPQWLIPLAITVALSFAISAPLSRLAHPLYERLAGHLIPLERDTHHPDEQPVSLGDAQILIMGMGRTGRAAYDYLKGKGFKVVGLDSDPVVIEACDKAGRRALFADGEDQFLWQRLDMPCVKAVILALNDPETKIISIGQLRERGFPGLIASHAMYEDIAQRILDAGADRTYLTMSEAGAGLAEHVANELRPDD; this is translated from the coding sequence ATGCTAGAAGCCAGCTGGATCGCCTTCGCGTTCGTGATGGGCCTGGGCGCGCGCTTCATCGGATTGCCGCCGCTGGTCGGCTACCTCGCCGCCGGCTTCACCCTGTCAGGTCTGGGCGAATACCTGCGCATTGGCCCCCTGGACAGCTCGATACTCACCCACGTCTCCCACCTTGGCGTCCTGTTGCTGCTGTTCACCGTCGGACTCAAGCTGAAACTGAGCAACCTGGTGCGGCGCGAAGTGATTGGCGGCGGCCTGCTGCACTTTTTCATCTCCAGCCTGCTGTTTCTCGCCGCCATCGTGCTGATCCTCGAGCTGCACTGGCGCGAGGCATTGCTGCTTTCGGTTGCGTTGTCCTTCTCCAGCACGGTGCTGGCAGCCAAGGTACTGGAGAGCAAGCGCGAATTGCGTTCGTTTCACGGCCGGCTGGCGATCGGCGTGCTGATCATCCAGGACCTCATCGCCCTGGTGGTGATGAGCCTGGCCAACGGCGATGCGCCGTCGCCCTGGGCACTACTGGTATTCGCCCTGCCCTTGCTGCGGCCCTTGCTGTTTCGCCTGCTGGACGCCAGTGGCCACGAGGAGCTGATGGTGCTCCTGGGCCTGCTGCTGGCGCTGGTCATCGGCGGCTACGGTTTCGAATCCCTCGGCCTCAGCTCCGAGCTCGGCGCCCTGGCCTTCGGTGCCATGCTGGCCAAGCACAAGCGCGCCATCGAACTGTCCAACGCACTGTGGAGCATCAAGGAGGTGTTCCTGGTCGGCTTCTTCCTGCAGATCGGCATCAGCGGACTGCCAGGCGCCGACGCCCTGGCCTTCGCCGTGGTCATGGCGCTGCTGCTGCCGCTCAAGGGCTTTCTGTTCTTCCTGCTGTTCGTGATGTTTCGCCTGCGCGCGCGCAGCGCCTTTCTCAGCAGCGTCAGCCTGACCAACTACAGCGAATTCGGCCTGATAGTCGCCAGCGTGGTGCTGCCGCAATGGCTGATTCCCCTGGCCATCACCGTGGCCCTGTCCTTCGCCATCTCCGCGCCCCTCAGCCGCCTCGCCCACCCGCTCTACGAGCGCCTCGCCGGCCACTTGATCCCGCTGGAGCGTGATACCCACCACCCCGACGAACAGCCGGTGTCGCTCGGCGATGCGCAGATCCTGATCATGGGCATGGGCCGCACCGGGCGCGCCGCCTATGACTACCTCAAGGGCAAGGGCTTCAAGGTGGTCGGGCTGGACTCGGACCCGGTGGTCATCGAGGCCTGTGACAAGGCCGGGCGCCGCGCGCTGTTCGCCGACGGCGAGGACCAGTTCCTTTGGCAACGCCTGGACATGCCTTGCGTCAAAGCGGTGATCCTGGCGCTCAATGACCCCGAGACCAAGATCATCTCCATCGGCCAGCTGCGCGAACGGGGATTCCCCGGGCTGATCGCCTCCCATGCCATGTACGAGGACATCGCCCAGCGCATCCTCGACGCCGGCGCCGACCGCACCTACCTGACCATGAGCGAAGCCGGCGCCGGCCTGGCCGAGCACGTCGCCAATGAGCTGCGCCCGGACGACTGA
- a CDS encoding outer membrane protein OmpK produces MKLKYLPHCLVLSAGLLAGNQANAGDLMFWQDNSLTYLHGSNFQRLNFNGEEQRSQTTYTFEHASGWVWGDVFYFLDYVDADNVQYRGSSYGNLEVKDKSSFYYMEFKPRISLSWLTGQDLSVGPLKDVKAAFTYEKGNGGPGTENYLYGIGLDWDVPGFAFFNTNLYRVKINNHIFFDHDFKASDAGNGYATQLTVAGAYPFAVGNQDFVVDGYIDWRSPSKEANTQTSLGSSIQVKWDAGKALFGKERQLYVGTELNMWHNKYGMKPIDGSTDGFDQTAVQALVQYHF; encoded by the coding sequence ATGAAGCTCAAGTACCTTCCCCACTGCCTCGTGCTGTCCGCCGGCCTGCTGGCCGGCAACCAGGCCAACGCCGGCGACCTGATGTTCTGGCAGGACAACAGCCTGACCTACCTCCACGGCAGCAACTTCCAGCGCCTGAACTTCAATGGCGAAGAGCAGCGCTCGCAGACCACCTACACCTTCGAGCACGCCAGCGGCTGGGTCTGGGGCGATGTCTTCTACTTCCTCGACTACGTGGATGCGGACAACGTCCAGTACCGCGGCAGCAGCTACGGCAACCTCGAGGTCAAGGACAAGAGCAGCTTCTACTACATGGAGTTCAAGCCACGCATCAGCCTCAGCTGGCTGACCGGCCAGGACCTCTCGGTCGGACCGCTCAAGGACGTCAAGGCGGCCTTCACCTATGAGAAGGGCAACGGCGGTCCCGGCACCGAGAACTACCTGTACGGCATCGGCCTGGACTGGGACGTCCCCGGCTTCGCCTTCTTCAACACCAACCTGTACCGGGTCAAGATCAACAACCACATCTTCTTCGACCACGACTTCAAGGCCAGCGACGCCGGCAACGGCTACGCCACCCAGCTGACCGTGGCCGGTGCCTACCCCTTCGCCGTCGGCAATCAGGACTTCGTGGTCGACGGCTACATCGACTGGCGCTCGCCCTCGAAGGAGGCCAACACCCAGACCTCGCTCGGCTCCTCGATCCAGGTCAAATGGGACGCCGGCAAGGCGCTGTTCGGCAAGGAGCGCCAGCTCTATGTCGGCACCGAGCTGAACATGTGGCACAACAAGTACGGCATGAAACCGATCGACGGGTCCACCGACGGCTTCGACCAGACCGCCGTACAGGCCCTGGTTCAGTATCACTTCTAA
- the moaA gene encoding GTP 3',8-cyclase MoaA, with product MHNSQLVDPFGRRITYLRLSVTDRCDFRCTYCMSEDMVFAPRAQILSLEELYAVADAFIDLGVKRIRITGGEPLVRKNLLSLLTRLGRRAELEDLAITTNGSQLAELAPQLRAAGVARLNISLDSLRRERFAAFTRRDRLEQVLAGIEAARAAGFRRIKLNSVVQKGRNNDEVLDLLEFAMARDLDISFIEEMPLGEISSHSRQATFCSSDEVRRQIEQRHGLVRSNQVTGGPSRYWQVAGSATRVGFISPHSHNFCGDCNRVRVTAEGKLVLCLGHDNALDLKALIRRYPGDHERLREALLDALRLKPERHHFANDEQVQVVRFMSMTGG from the coding sequence GTGCACAACTCCCAGCTGGTCGACCCCTTCGGTCGGCGCATCACCTACCTGCGGCTGTCGGTCACCGACCGTTGCGATTTCCGCTGCACCTACTGCATGAGCGAGGACATGGTCTTCGCCCCCCGCGCGCAGATCCTCAGCCTGGAGGAACTCTACGCCGTGGCCGATGCCTTCATCGATCTGGGGGTCAAGCGCATCCGCATCACCGGCGGCGAGCCCCTGGTGCGCAAGAACCTGCTGAGTCTGCTGACTCGCCTGGGGCGACGCGCCGAGCTGGAAGACCTGGCCATCACCACCAACGGTTCGCAGCTGGCCGAGCTGGCGCCGCAGCTGCGCGCGGCAGGGGTGGCGCGGCTGAACATCAGCCTGGATTCGTTGCGGCGCGAGCGCTTCGCCGCGTTCACCCGCCGCGACCGCCTCGAGCAGGTGCTGGCCGGCATCGAGGCAGCGCGGGCCGCGGGCTTTCGCCGGATCAAGCTGAACAGCGTGGTGCAGAAAGGACGCAACAACGACGAGGTGCTCGATCTGCTCGAGTTCGCCATGGCGCGCGATCTGGATATCAGCTTCATCGAGGAAATGCCCCTGGGCGAGATCTCCAGCCACAGCCGCCAGGCCACCTTCTGCTCCAGCGACGAGGTACGTCGGCAGATCGAGCAGCGCCATGGGCTGGTGCGCAGCAATCAGGTCACCGGCGGCCCGTCGCGCTACTGGCAGGTGGCGGGCAGCGCGACCCGGGTGGGTTTCATCTCGCCGCACAGCCACAACTTCTGTGGCGACTGCAACCGGGTGCGGGTCACGGCGGAGGGCAAGCTGGTGCTCTGTCTCGGCCATGACAATGCCTTGGACCTCAAGGCCCTGATCCGTCGCTACCCGGGCGACCACGAACGCCTGCGCGAGGCGTTGCTCGACGCCTTGCGCCTCAAGCCCGAGCGCCATCATTTCGCCAACGATGAACAGGTTCAGGTGGTGAGATTCATGAGCATGACCGGCGGCTGA
- a CDS encoding NCS1 family nucleobase:cation symporter-1, with amino-acid sequence MSSEEFHIKQIDTSLHNADLAPLPPAQRKWGWFEIFNVWSNDIQSLFGYTLAATLFISYGLNGWAVLAGIVLAGFIVMGLVQLTGKPSVKYGIPFPVMARASMGVRGANFPAVVRGIVAIFWYGVQTYFASTAVALLINSLMGNASGAGATFLGMTAVGWLSYVIVCVFQVALFIRGIDWITKFLNWAGPLVYLVMIALMLMIWYKAGPSLLSELGSIFRGTGEYAAGPVAAFIAVVGTMVAYFAAVVINYGDFARFVKNEKQMTAGNFLGLPVSLAFFSMIALVITAGTVVVFGETLTNPTDIVARVDNLTLTVIAALTFFAATVGINLVANFIPPAYDIANLAPAHISARTGGFITAAIAFFIGALWVSFISNVGIAAFVDTLGAVLAPLYGIIVADYYLVRKQHLDLQQLFSAEPGTRYHYDGGWNRKAMIAFGVASLFSVASVWSPALSSLSGYSWIFGALLGAAFHYLLMRKHCDTKQRTTPVSSHS; translated from the coding sequence ATGTCCTCAGAAGAGTTCCACATCAAACAGATCGACACCTCGCTGCACAACGCGGACCTGGCGCCCTTGCCGCCCGCGCAGCGCAAATGGGGCTGGTTCGAGATCTTCAACGTCTGGTCCAACGACATCCAGAGCCTGTTCGGCTACACCCTGGCCGCCACGCTGTTCATCTCCTACGGGCTGAACGGCTGGGCGGTATTGGCGGGCATCGTGCTGGCCGGCTTCATCGTCATGGGTCTGGTGCAGCTGACCGGCAAGCCCAGCGTCAAGTACGGGATTCCCTTCCCGGTCATGGCCCGCGCCAGCATGGGCGTGCGCGGCGCCAACTTCCCCGCCGTGGTGCGCGGCATCGTGGCGATCTTCTGGTACGGCGTGCAGACCTACTTCGCCTCCACCGCCGTGGCGCTGCTGATCAACTCGCTGATGGGCAATGCCAGCGGCGCGGGCGCGACCTTTCTGGGCATGACCGCCGTCGGCTGGCTCTCCTATGTCATCGTCTGCGTCTTCCAGGTCGCCCTGTTCATTCGCGGCATCGACTGGATCACCAAGTTCCTCAACTGGGCCGGGCCGCTGGTGTACCTGGTGATGATCGCGCTGATGCTGATGATCTGGTACAAGGCCGGCCCCAGCCTGCTCAGCGAACTGGGCAGCATCTTCCGCGGCACCGGCGAATACGCCGCCGGCCCGGTGGCGGCCTTCATCGCGGTGGTCGGCACCATGGTCGCCTACTTCGCCGCGGTGGTGATCAACTACGGCGATTTCGCCCGTTTCGTGAAGAACGAGAAGCAGATGACCGCTGGCAATTTCCTCGGCCTGCCGGTCAGCCTGGCATTCTTCTCGATGATCGCCCTGGTCATCACGGCCGGCACCGTGGTGGTGTTCGGCGAAACCCTGACCAATCCCACCGACATCGTCGCCCGGGTCGATAACCTGACCCTGACCGTGATCGCCGCACTGACCTTCTTCGCGGCCACGGTCGGCATCAACCTGGTGGCCAACTTCATTCCGCCGGCCTACGACATCGCCAACCTGGCCCCGGCCCACATCAGTGCCCGCACCGGTGGCTTCATCACCGCGGCCATCGCCTTCTTCATCGGCGCGCTGTGGGTCTCGTTCATCAGCAACGTCGGTATCGCCGCCTTCGTCGACACCCTCGGTGCGGTACTCGCGCCGCTCTACGGCATCATCGTCGCGGACTACTACCTGGTGCGCAAACAGCATCTGGACCTGCAGCAGCTGTTCTCCGCCGAACCGGGCACTCGCTACCATTACGATGGCGGCTGGAACCGCAAGGCGATGATTGCCTTCGGCGTCGCCTCGCTGTTCTCCGTCGCCTCGGTATGGAGCCCCGCGCTGAGCAGCCTGTCCGGCTACTCCTGGATCTTCGGCGCCCTGCTCGGTGCGGCATTCCACTACCTGCTGATGCGCAAGCATTGCGACACCAAGCAGCGCACCACGCCCGTCAGCAGCCACAGCTAG
- a CDS encoding nucleobase:cation symporter-2 family protein yields the protein MTTTRTPNATAPSAGSNDLIYQLDDRPAFAPALFAALQHVLASFVGIITPTLIIGSVLGLGAHVPYLVSMALFVSGLGTFVQAKRFGPVGSGLLCLQGTSFGFLSVILSAGFIVKGRGGSEEEILSTIFGVCFCAAFVEIAFSQFINKLRKVITPVVTGTIICLMGLSLIKVAMTDIAGGFGAADLGALHHLGLGALVLGTIVALNRFPSQVVRLSAVIVGLLMGFGVAWFTGQVDFANMAEVPLVSVPLPFKYGFSFDWVAFVPIAVIFLITPLETAGDLTANSIISKQPVKGPLYLRRIKSGVLADGCNSAVAAMFNSLPMTTFSQNNGVIQLTGVASRYVAFYIAGILVLLGLFPAVGAVLQLMPKPVLGGATLIMFGTVAVAGIKILTEAGLHRRNVLIVAISLGLGLGVAGVPEALSQMPDALKNIFGSPITIGAFSAILLNVFLPEEQPEQESDFEPEAQLHSVLQSRQDAGLDDGLDAVSRPS from the coding sequence ATGACCACGACTCGTACGCCCAACGCCACAGCTCCGTCTGCTGGTAGCAACGACCTGATCTACCAGCTGGATGACCGCCCCGCCTTCGCCCCGGCCCTGTTCGCCGCCCTGCAACACGTGCTGGCAAGCTTCGTCGGCATCATCACCCCGACCCTGATCATCGGCAGCGTCCTCGGCCTCGGCGCCCATGTGCCCTATCTGGTGAGCATGGCGCTGTTCGTCTCCGGCCTCGGCACCTTCGTCCAGGCCAAACGCTTCGGTCCGGTCGGCTCCGGCCTGCTGTGCCTGCAGGGCACCAGCTTCGGCTTTCTCAGCGTGATTCTCAGCGCCGGCTTCATCGTCAAAGGACGCGGCGGCAGCGAGGAGGAAATCCTCTCGACCATCTTCGGCGTGTGTTTCTGCGCGGCCTTCGTCGAAATCGCCTTCAGCCAGTTCATCAACAAGCTGCGCAAGGTCATCACCCCGGTGGTCACCGGGACCATCATCTGCCTGATGGGCCTGTCGCTGATCAAGGTGGCGATGACCGATATCGCCGGCGGCTTCGGCGCGGCGGACCTGGGCGCCCTGCACCACCTGGGCCTCGGCGCGCTGGTGCTCGGCACCATCGTCGCCCTCAACCGTTTCCCGTCGCAGGTGGTGCGCCTGTCGGCGGTGATCGTCGGTTTACTGATGGGCTTCGGCGTGGCCTGGTTCACCGGCCAGGTGGACTTCGCCAACATGGCCGAGGTGCCACTGGTGAGCGTGCCGCTGCCGTTCAAGTATGGTTTCAGCTTCGACTGGGTGGCCTTCGTACCCATTGCCGTGATCTTCCTGATCACCCCGCTGGAAACCGCCGGCGACCTGACCGCCAACTCGATCATCTCCAAACAGCCGGTCAAGGGCCCGCTGTACCTGCGCCGGATCAAGTCGGGGGTGCTCGCCGATGGCTGCAACTCGGCCGTCGCGGCCATGTTCAACAGCCTGCCGATGACCACCTTCAGCCAGAACAACGGGGTGATCCAGCTGACCGGAGTGGCCAGCCGCTACGTGGCCTTCTACATCGCCGGCATCCTGGTCCTGCTCGGCCTGTTCCCGGCGGTTGGCGCGGTGCTGCAGCTGATGCCCAAGCCCGTGCTCGGCGGCGCCACCCTGATCATGTTCGGCACGGTCGCCGTGGCCGGCATCAAGATTCTCACCGAGGCCGGCTTGCACCGTCGCAATGTACTGATCGTGGCCATCTCCCTGGGCCTGGGGCTGGGCGTGGCCGGCGTACCGGAGGCGCTGTCGCAGATGCCCGATGCGCTGAAGAACATCTTCGGCTCACCGATCACCATCGGCGCCTTCAGCGCCATCCTGCTCAATGTCTTTCTCCCGGAAGAACAGCCCGAGCAGGAGAGCGACTTCGAGCCTGAGGCGCAGCTGCACAGCGTGCTGCAGAGCCGCCAGGACGCTGGGCTCGACGACGGCCTGGACGCAGTCAGCCGCCCCAGCTAG
- a CDS encoding urate hydroxylase PuuD, with amino-acid sequence MEAHLTEWLNLGIRWIHMITGIAWIGASFYFVWLENNLNRSNPRDGLSGDLWAIHGGGIYHLEKYKLAPPKMPDNLHWFKWEAYATWLSGVALMLVVYYLNPSLYLVKPGVDLAPAMAIVIGFGSMIAGYVAYHLLCDSALGKRPALLGAVLFVLLIAAAWGFSLIFSGRAAYIHVGAIIGTIMVGNVFFTIMPAQRALVKAIEENREPDPVLPAKGLLRSRHNNYFTLPVLFIMISNHFPSTYGSQYNWLILAGIAILAVLVRHYFNTRHDSNRFAWTLPAAALGMICLAYVTAPVRPAPTAAPVAVASSEPAAMVAKVEEASPAPAASAASETPAAPAAAAAGDAAFTKVNSVIQERCTVCHSASPSSPMFSSAPAGLMLDTPQQIQQQAAKIHAQTVASQVMPLGNITQMTQAERDLIGAWIAKGAQIN; translated from the coding sequence GTGGAAGCACATTTGACTGAATGGCTGAACCTGGGCATCCGCTGGATCCATATGATCACCGGCATCGCCTGGATCGGCGCATCCTTCTATTTCGTCTGGCTGGAGAACAACCTCAACCGCAGCAACCCCCGCGACGGCCTGTCCGGCGACCTCTGGGCGATCCACGGCGGCGGCATCTACCACCTGGAGAAGTACAAGCTGGCCCCGCCGAAGATGCCGGACAACCTGCACTGGTTCAAATGGGAGGCCTACGCCACCTGGCTGTCGGGCGTCGCCCTGATGCTGGTGGTCTATTACCTCAACCCGAGCCTGTACCTGGTCAAGCCTGGCGTCGATCTGGCACCGGCGATGGCCATTGTCATCGGCTTCGGCTCGATGATTGCCGGCTATGTGGCCTACCACTTGCTCTGCGACTCGGCCCTGGGCAAGCGCCCGGCCCTGCTCGGCGCAGTGCTGTTCGTGCTGCTGATCGCCGCGGCCTGGGGCTTCAGCCTGATCTTCAGCGGTCGTGCGGCCTACATCCACGTCGGCGCCATTATCGGCACCATCATGGTCGGCAACGTGTTCTTCACCATCATGCCGGCGCAACGTGCCCTGGTTAAGGCCATCGAAGAGAACCGCGAGCCCGACCCGGTATTGCCGGCCAAGGGCCTGCTGCGCTCGCGCCACAACAACTACTTCACCCTGCCGGTGCTGTTCATCATGATCAGCAACCACTTCCCGAGCACCTACGGCAGCCAGTACAACTGGCTGATCCTGGCCGGCATTGCCATCCTCGCCGTGCTGGTGCGCCATTACTTCAACACCCGCCACGACAGCAACAGGTTCGCCTGGACCCTGCCGGCCGCGGCCCTCGGCATGATCTGCCTGGCCTACGTCACCGCGCCGGTACGCCCGGCACCGACCGCCGCGCCGGTCGCCGTGGCGAGCAGCGAACCGGCAGCCATGGTCGCCAAGGTCGAGGAGGCAAGTCCTGCACCGGCGGCCAGCGCCGCCAGCGAGACGCCCGCCGCACCCGCTGCAGCTGCGGCCGGCGACGCCGCCTTCACCAAGGTAAACAGCGTGATCCAGGAACGCTGCACCGTGTGCCACTCGGCCAGCCCGAGCAGCCCGATGTTCAGCAGCGCCCCGGCCGGCCTGATGCTCGACACCCCGCAGCAGATCCAGCAGCAGGCGGCGAAGATCCACGCACAGACCGTCGCCAGCCAGGTCATGCCGCTAGGCAACATCACCCAGATGACCCAGGCAGAGCGTGACCTGATCGGCGCCTGGATCGCCAAGGGCGCGCAGATCAACTAG
- a CDS encoding NCS1 family transporter, which translates to MHNETVASPALDYAQPAASKPAGDESLAPQEKRIMGRVSYLLAWFGGCVSIGTFAMGSSIVGTLNLLQTALAIGIGCFVIGIALALNGAAGYKYGIPFMVQARSAFGFAGTRFPGLVRAVPAIVWYGFQSWVGAAAINAVSATLLGFDNMVFYFVVFQLLQIGLSMFGFQGIKWLENVGSGFILVSLVYMFYSVINRYGDEIMTNLVNVEGTWGLPFWGATMLFLGIYSTMMLNVSDYSRELKKGSGPGLLTTLYAMSILPCTLFMGLIGLMVSGATGVNDPIQVFSSAVDNTPLLVTTLLFIAFAQVTTNVLNNVVPPTYILMDVFKLPFRTSTIIVGLLAFGTFPWELVKEESSAGLQMFVQTYSAFLGPIFAVMVVDYFIIRRRQLDIGKLYDANGPYRGVNYAAIIASLLGAAVALCLSSVSWYASLVPAGLTYYLLMRHWSACQRFRS; encoded by the coding sequence ATGCACAACGAAACTGTCGCCTCACCGGCTCTGGACTACGCACAGCCAGCAGCCAGCAAACCCGCCGGTGACGAGTCACTGGCGCCGCAAGAAAAACGCATCATGGGCAGGGTGTCCTACCTGCTGGCCTGGTTCGGCGGCTGCGTGTCGATCGGCACCTTCGCCATGGGCTCGAGCATCGTCGGCACGCTCAACCTGTTGCAAACGGCCCTGGCCATCGGCATCGGCTGCTTCGTCATCGGCATCGCCCTGGCGCTCAACGGCGCGGCCGGCTACAAGTACGGCATTCCCTTCATGGTGCAGGCGCGCAGCGCCTTCGGCTTCGCCGGCACCCGCTTCCCCGGACTGGTCAGGGCGGTGCCGGCCATCGTCTGGTACGGCTTTCAGAGCTGGGTCGGGGCGGCGGCGATCAACGCCGTGTCGGCGACGCTGCTGGGCTTCGACAACATGGTGTTCTACTTCGTGGTGTTCCAGCTGCTGCAGATAGGCCTGTCGATGTTCGGCTTCCAGGGCATCAAGTGGCTGGAGAACGTGGGCAGCGGCTTCATCCTGGTTTCGCTGGTCTACATGTTCTACAGCGTGATCAACCGCTACGGTGACGAGATCATGACCAACCTGGTCAACGTCGAGGGCACCTGGGGCCTGCCGTTCTGGGGCGCGACCATGCTGTTCCTCGGCATCTACAGCACCATGATGCTCAATGTCAGTGACTATTCCCGCGAGCTCAAGAAGGGCAGCGGCCCGGGCCTGCTGACTACCCTCTATGCCATGTCGATTCTGCCCTGCACCCTGTTCATGGGCCTGATCGGCCTGATGGTATCCGGCGCGACCGGCGTCAACGACCCGATCCAGGTGTTCTCCAGCGCAGTCGACAACACGCCCCTGCTGGTGACCACCCTGCTGTTCATCGCCTTCGCCCAGGTGACCACCAACGTGTTGAACAACGTGGTGCCGCCGACCTACATCCTGATGGACGTGTTCAAGCTGCCATTCCGCACCTCGACCATCATCGTCGGCCTGCTGGCCTTCGGTACCTTCCCCTGGGAGCTGGTCAAGGAAGAGTCGTCCGCCGGGCTGCAAATGTTCGTGCAGACCTACTCGGCGTTCCTCGGCCCGATCTTCGCCGTGATGGTGGTGGACTACTTCATCATCCGCCGGCGCCAGCTGGATATCGGCAAGCTGTACGATGCCAACGGCCCCTACCGCGGAGTCAACTACGCCGCGATCATCGCCTCCCTGCTGGGTGCCGCGGTGGCCCTTTGCCTGTCCTCGGTGTCCTGGTACGCCAGCCTGGTTCCGGCCGGCCTGACCTACTACCTGCTGATGCGTCACTGGTCGGCCTGCCAGCGCTTCCGCAGCTGA
- a CDS encoding aspartate/glutamate racemase family protein: MKIRVINPNTTAGMTEKIGEAAARVAAPGTRIVASNPRSGPVSIESHFDEAISAVGVIEEVRAGELEHTDAYILACFGDPGLLAAREITRAPVIGIAEAAFHLATLISTRFSIVTTLGRTGIIAEHLLQSYGFAHHCRRVRAAEIPVLDLEDNGALALDRIIDECLRAKAEDNIGAIVLGCGGMADLTAQISEAVGLPIIEGVTAAVKLAESLVSLGLGTSKFGDLDFPRAKAFSGQFEFLSHGQ; encoded by the coding sequence ATGAAGATTCGCGTCATCAACCCCAACACCACCGCCGGTATGACCGAGAAGATCGGCGAGGCCGCCGCCCGCGTCGCGGCACCTGGCACCCGGATAGTGGCGAGCAATCCGCGCAGCGGGCCGGTGTCGATCGAAAGCCACTTCGACGAAGCGATCAGCGCCGTCGGCGTCATCGAAGAGGTTCGCGCCGGGGAGCTTGAGCACACCGACGCCTACATTCTCGCCTGCTTCGGCGATCCCGGCCTGCTGGCCGCCCGCGAGATCACCCGCGCCCCGGTGATCGGCATTGCCGAGGCGGCCTTCCACTTGGCCACGCTGATCAGCACGCGCTTCTCCATCGTCACCACCCTCGGTCGCACCGGGATCATTGCCGAGCATCTGTTGCAGAGCTATGGCTTCGCCCACCACTGTCGGCGGGTACGCGCCGCGGAGATTCCGGTGCTCGATCTCGAGGATAACGGTGCCCTGGCCCTGGACCGGATCATCGACGAATGCCTGAGGGCGAAGGCCGAGGACAACATCGGCGCCATCGTGCTGGGCTGCGGCGGCATGGCCGACCTGACCGCGCAGATCAGCGAAGCGGTCGGCCTGCCGATCATCGAAGGGGTCACGGCAGCGGTGAAGCTGGCCGAGTCGCTGGTCAGCCTGGGCCTGGGCACCAGCAAGTTCGGCGACCTCGACTTTCCGCGAGCGAAGGCCTTCAGCGGACAGTTCGAATTCCTTTCTCACGGCCAGTAG